In Candidatus Hamiltonella defensa 5AT (Acyrthosiphon pisum), one genomic interval encodes:
- a CDS encoding metal-dependent hydrolase, with product MTGEGHLIFSVACAIFAKKAALTPQLANGDWWHIIPAALLTSLLPDIDHPYSLLGQRLRWISRPIALVFGHRGFTHSLFAIIAGIILFQINFASHGVFATDVLQGMVVGYLSHLLADMLTPSGIPLFWPYRQRFRIPLINTKRSQLSERIFCVLLVLIALYWQTDTATSIQLYVKKLPIFGDF from the coding sequence ATGACTGGGGAAGGACATTTAATTTTTTCTGTCGCTTGTGCCATTTTTGCTAAAAAAGCCGCATTGACACCTCAATTAGCGAATGGAGATTGGTGGCATATTATCCCAGCCGCACTGTTAACATCCTTATTACCTGATATTGATCATCCTTATTCCCTGCTAGGACAAAGATTAAGATGGATTTCACGCCCAATTGCCCTTGTATTCGGCCATAGAGGTTTCACTCACAGTCTTTTTGCGATTATTGCCGGAATCATTTTATTTCAGATCAATTTTGCAAGTCATGGTGTTTTCGCAACAGATGTGCTGCAGGGGATGGTGGTAGGATATTTAAGTCATTTACTAGCCGACATGTTAACGCCATCAGGTATTCCCCTTTTCTGGCCATATCGACAACGTTTTCGAATTCCTTTGATTAATACAAAAAGGAGTCAATTATCAGAACGAATATTTTGTGTATTGTTAGTTCTTATCGCACTGTATTGGCAAACTGATACAGCCACTTCCATACAGCTTTATGTTAAAAAACTTCCAATTTTTGGCGACTTCTAA
- a CDS encoding metal ABC transporter permease → MNTVFNLITEPFIYPFMQRALMIAVVTGMVCAVLSCYLVLKGWSLMGDAISHAVLPGIVLAFLSGIPLSIGAFASGIFCAFATGYIKENSRVKQDTVMGIVFSGMFALGLVLFSTVDTDQHLSHILFGHILGVSISEFHQTLWISGVTFFVMLLKRKDFMLYCFDNNHAKVIGLPVTLLHYGLLCLLSLTIVASFQAVGVILVIAMLIAPGMTALMLCQQFHQMLIIASLVSVISCVSGILLSFHIDGATGPCIVIVQAVIFMTSLIYKQINGIKK, encoded by the coding sequence ATGAATACTGTTTTCAATCTGATCACGGAACCTTTTATTTATCCTTTTATGCAACGGGCCTTAATGATTGCCGTAGTGACAGGCATGGTATGTGCCGTGCTTTCATGCTACCTGGTACTCAAAGGTTGGTCATTAATGGGGGATGCCATCTCTCATGCGGTATTACCCGGCATTGTGCTTGCCTTTTTATCAGGAATACCATTATCAATAGGCGCATTTGCTTCTGGCATTTTTTGCGCTTTTGCCACTGGATATATCAAAGAAAACAGTAGAGTCAAACAAGATACTGTAATGGGCATCGTTTTTTCAGGCATGTTTGCGTTGGGTCTTGTTTTATTTTCAACTGTGGATACGGATCAACATCTCAGTCATATTTTATTCGGTCATATATTGGGCGTTTCAATATCTGAATTTCATCAAACCCTCTGGATCTCTGGGGTGACTTTTTTTGTAATGCTATTAAAACGTAAAGATTTTATGTTGTACTGTTTTGATAATAATCATGCCAAAGTCATCGGATTACCTGTTACATTATTACATTATGGGTTGCTTTGTTTACTTTCATTGACGATTGTGGCTTCTTTTCAAGCGGTTGGAGTGATATTGGTGATAGCGATGTTGATAGCACCTGGTATGACTGCTTTGATGCTATGTCAACAATTTCATCAAATGCTGATCATCGCGAGCCTGGTTTCAGTGATTTCCTGTGTTTCCGGCATTTTATTGAGCTTTCATATCGATGGTGCTACAGGGCCTTGTATTGTGATAGTACAGGCAGTCATTTTTATGACTTCATTAATTTACAAGCAAATCAATGGCATCAAAAAATGA
- a CDS encoding metal ABC transporter permease, whose amino-acid sequence MWDILLQPFHYNYMVKAIWVSTIVGATCAFLSAYLMLKGWSLMGDALAHSVVPGVAGAYALGLPYAAGAFFTGMLAALSMTLMRHITSLREDAIIGFIFSTFFAAGLLILSLNPTSINVQSIIFGNILGIADHDVWQVQLIIFISFFTLCIIWKDLLVVFFDENHAVSIGLSPFRLKIIFFTLLSACTVAALQTVGAILVISMVITPGATAYLLTDRFGYLLIMAIVIGAVTSALGAYFSFYLNGSTGGIIVTLQTLFFLLAFYFSPKYGVLARRYHVYKKNRLSLPQGKS is encoded by the coding sequence ATGTGGGACATTTTACTGCAACCCTTTCATTACAATTACATGGTCAAAGCAATATGGGTGAGTACCATTGTCGGGGCAACCTGTGCTTTCCTTTCTGCTTATTTGATGTTGAAAGGCTGGTCACTGATGGGGGACGCGCTTGCTCACTCTGTTGTTCCAGGCGTCGCCGGGGCGTATGCCTTAGGGTTACCTTATGCGGCAGGCGCATTTTTTACGGGGATGCTGGCTGCTCTATCAATGACGCTGATGCGACATATCACTTCCTTACGTGAAGATGCGATTATTGGTTTTATTTTTTCGACATTTTTTGCGGCTGGGTTATTGATCCTTTCGTTGAATCCCACCTCAATTAATGTGCAATCTATTATTTTCGGCAATATATTAGGGATTGCTGATCATGATGTATGGCAGGTTCAACTCATTATTTTTATTTCTTTTTTCACGCTCTGCATCATTTGGAAAGATTTATTGGTGGTCTTTTTTGATGAAAATCATGCGGTTTCTATCGGCTTATCACCGTTTCGATTAAAAATTATCTTTTTTACACTTCTGAGTGCCTGCACGGTTGCAGCATTGCAAACGGTGGGCGCCATTTTAGTGATCTCTATGGTGATCACACCTGGCGCAACCGCTTATCTTCTAACAGATCGTTTTGGCTATTTGTTGATCATGGCGATCGTGATTGGTGCCGTGACCAGTGCGCTTGGTGCTTATTTCAGCTTTTACCTTAATGGTTCCACAGGCGGGATCATCGTCACTCTACAAACGTTGTTCTTTTTATTGGCTTTTTATTTTTCTCCTAAATATGGTGTACTGGCTCGCCGTTATCATGTCTATAAAAAAAATCGCCTCAGTCTTCCTCAAGGAAAATCTTGA
- a CDS encoding ATP-binding cassette domain-containing protein produces MKSDMFIRPELLVENVSVTYKNGHTAIYDASFALSGGVICALVGVNGSGKSTLFNSIIGLIKPTSGHVSLNHQPISYALRKNSIAYVPQTEEIDWNFPVLVKDVVMMGRYGKMNFFRIPSQKDKNIVNQAIERMGLSELATRQIGELSGGQKKRVFLARSLAQEASVLLLDEPFTGVDVKTENAIIDLLRILRDTNHLILVSTHNLGSVPEFCDHVIFINRTILCAGRTETTFTQKNLEMTFGGVLRHINLSGSALHEDNDGRSVTVITDDERPVVFYGHTKNDPPTQTKSKGTSS; encoded by the coding sequence ATGAAAAGTGACATGTTTATCCGCCCTGAGCTTTTAGTAGAAAACGTTTCTGTCACTTATAAAAATGGTCATACCGCGATTTATGATGCGAGTTTTGCTTTATCAGGCGGTGTAATCTGTGCGCTAGTGGGCGTCAATGGCAGCGGTAAATCGACTTTATTTAACAGCATTATCGGGCTTATTAAACCAACATCAGGTCATGTGAGCTTGAATCATCAACCCATCAGTTATGCTTTGCGTAAAAACAGCATTGCTTATGTACCACAAACAGAAGAGATTGATTGGAATTTCCCTGTCCTGGTCAAAGATGTTGTCATGATGGGGCGCTATGGAAAAATGAATTTTTTTCGGATCCCCAGCCAAAAAGATAAAAATATTGTGAATCAGGCCATAGAGCGTATGGGCCTATCTGAATTAGCAACACGGCAAATTGGGGAGCTGTCTGGTGGACAAAAAAAACGGGTATTTTTAGCACGTTCACTGGCACAAGAAGCGTCTGTCTTGCTACTTGACGAGCCTTTCACTGGTGTCGATGTTAAAACAGAAAACGCCATTATTGATTTGTTGCGTATTTTACGGGATACAAATCACTTAATTTTGGTATCAACCCATAATTTGGGGAGCGTGCCAGAATTTTGTGATCACGTTATTTTTATTAACCGAACAATTTTGTGTGCTGGTAGGACAGAAACGACTTTTACACAAAAAAATCTGGAAATGACTTTTGGCGGTGTACTTCGGCATATTAATCTCTCTGGTTCGGCACTGCATGAGGATAATGATGGCCGCAGCGTGACGGTGATTACTGATGATGAACGCCCTGTAGTGTTTTATGGCCATACTAAAAATGATCCTCCAACTCAAACTAAATCCAAGGGGACATCTTCTTAA
- a CDS encoding metal ABC transporter substrate-binding protein — protein MFNKYKNTVLNQKPVDYVLNHFFYRLRFFYLTLLSISLFSISTFNHAEISASKNHRLFKVITTFTIIQDIAQNIAGDAAVVESITKPGAEIHGYQPTPRDILKAQSADLILWNGMHLERWFERFFENIKQVPAVIVTQNIQPLPIREGPYHGIPNPHAWMSPSNALIYIDNICNAFKKHDPEHAAVYQRNAETYALQIRALDARLRARLARIPENQRWLVTSEGAFSYLAQDYAFKEAYLWPINAEEQGSPQQVRKVIDIVRQYRIPVVFSESTISDKPAKQVSKETDAQYGGILYVDSLSNKNGPVPTYIDLLNITVQTIAKGFGQ, from the coding sequence ATGTTTAATAAATATAAAAATACGGTTTTAAACCAGAAACCTGTTGATTACGTTTTAAATCATTTTTTTTATCGCCTTCGTTTTTTTTATCTCACATTATTATCGATTTCGTTGTTTTCAATCAGTACTTTTAACCATGCCGAAATATCGGCTTCTAAAAATCATAGGCTATTTAAAGTCATCACCACTTTCACCATTATTCAGGATATCGCCCAAAATATTGCAGGCGATGCGGCTGTGGTAGAGTCCATTACTAAACCAGGCGCAGAAATCCATGGTTATCAGCCTACTCCACGCGATATTTTGAAAGCACAATCCGCTGATTTAATTCTATGGAATGGGATGCACCTGGAACGTTGGTTCGAGCGTTTTTTTGAAAACATTAAACAGGTTCCTGCAGTGATTGTGACCCAAAATATACAACCCTTACCTATCCGTGAGGGGCCTTACCATGGCATTCCTAACCCTCACGCCTGGATGTCGCCTTCTAATGCTTTAATTTATATTGATAATATTTGCAACGCTTTCAAAAAACATGATCCCGAACATGCCGCTGTGTATCAACGAAATGCTGAGACTTATGCTCTTCAAATTCGTGCCCTAGATGCGCGATTGCGGGCACGTTTAGCTCGTATTCCAGAAAATCAACGCTGGTTAGTCACCAGCGAAGGGGCTTTCAGTTATTTGGCACAAGATTACGCTTTCAAGGAAGCTTATTTGTGGCCGATCAATGCAGAGGAGCAAGGATCTCCTCAGCAAGTTCGTAAAGTAATTGATATTGTTCGTCAATATCGCATCCCCGTTGTATTTAGTGAAAGCACCATTTCTGACAAACCTGCAAAACAGGTCAGTAAAGAGACAGACGCACAATATGGGGGTATTCTTTATGTCGATTCCCTCTCCAATAAAAATGGGCCTGTACCTACTTATATCGATCTGCTCAACATCACAGTGCAAACGATAGCAAAAGGATTTGGTCAATGA
- a CDS encoding endonuclease/exonuclease/phosphatase family protein has protein sequence MLKTKKTYAIRYVNGQPVKHIVSDFNSQPKYSRIPKLPLTITKTFRVMVWNILKQQRKGWLSVLKKNGENTQLMLLQEVKTNREMLDFVASYYLTADQVPAFSLPKHSYGVMTLSSAFPVYCYPLRTREPLLGFSKSALITVYPTYKENLLMVINIHAINFSLGIENYNQQLEPIGKQIAAHKGPVILAGDFNTWSKKRVKALKAFTQNMNLEEVSFPVDNRSLVFGRPLDFIFFRGLNLIHSSVLATQASDHNPLLVQFDVSSNTID, from the coding sequence GTGCTAAAAACAAAAAAAACATATGCGATAAGGTATGTTAACGGTCAACCTGTGAAACATATTGTTTCAGATTTCAACTCGCAACCTAAATATTCCAGGATACCCAAATTACCTCTGACAATCACAAAAACGTTCCGGGTCATGGTGTGGAATATTTTAAAACAACAACGAAAAGGTTGGCTTTCTGTGCTTAAAAAAAACGGAGAGAATACACAGCTGATGTTGCTACAGGAAGTAAAAACAAATCGAGAAATGCTCGATTTTGTTGCCTCTTATTACTTAACGGCCGATCAAGTCCCGGCTTTTTCATTGCCTAAGCATTCCTATGGTGTCATGACATTATCCTCAGCCTTTCCTGTTTATTGTTATCCACTACGCACAAGAGAGCCTCTATTGGGTTTTTCAAAATCTGCATTAATCACAGTCTACCCAACTTATAAAGAAAATTTATTGATGGTGATCAATATTCATGCGATTAATTTCAGTCTAGGTATTGAAAATTATAATCAACAACTTGAACCCATTGGAAAACAAATAGCGGCCCATAAAGGGCCTGTGATTTTAGCGGGAGATTTTAATACCTGGAGTAAAAAGAGAGTAAAAGCTCTAAAGGCATTTACTCAAAACATGAACCTGGAAGAGGTTTCATTTCCTGTTGATAATCGAAGCCTGGTTTTTGGGAGACCATTAGACTTTATTTTTTTTAGAGGCCTTAATCTGATCCATTCCTCTGTATTAGCCACACAAGCCTCAGATCATAATCCTTTGTTAGTTCAATTCGATGTTTCATCAAATACCATTGATTAA
- a CDS encoding transglycosylase SLT domain-containing protein, whose product MKIKTIFLAAVFLASCQSIKYQKQAEKPIQNSIDVSTEKTMVTRNVNQRLTVKKSDADFKSDTQNIQNVEQKNLWSFVKKHLNEPIEDNERIREQKEKLLKTKQHFYNLALNAEPYMYLIAEEIQKRNMPMKLVLLPMVESNFNPAAISSAKAAGLWQMLSSTAKYYGVKQNEWYDGRHDVLASTHAALDLMQNLNRKFNGDWLLTIAAYNCGEYCVLRQIKANKAQGKPTHFWALSLPRETSLYIPKMLALSDIIKNSEKYGVKLPISDENRGLIVVNLDHPMKLTQAAEMSGLPLSKFKLYNFGYKHSSTPLSGPHYFMVPQSHAQQFKIALKTKKKSMEEATLLANHKNDDMPSVFYKVAAGDTLSGIAQRMNIKVHDVKNWNQLEDLNFLKIGQVLQLKNELNYLNG is encoded by the coding sequence ATGAAAATAAAAACTATATTTTTGGCTGCTGTTTTTTTAGCCAGCTGTCAGTCTATTAAATACCAGAAACAAGCTGAAAAACCTATTCAAAATTCTATAGATGTCTCCACTGAAAAGACAATGGTGACCCGAAATGTCAATCAAAGGTTGACAGTAAAAAAATCAGATGCTGACTTTAAATCTGATACCCAGAACATTCAAAATGTAGAGCAAAAAAATCTATGGTCTTTTGTTAAAAAGCATTTAAACGAACCGATTGAGGACAATGAGCGCATTCGTGAGCAAAAAGAAAAGCTCTTAAAAACCAAACAACATTTTTACAATCTGGCATTAAATGCTGAGCCTTACATGTATCTTATTGCTGAAGAGATTCAAAAACGCAACATGCCGATGAAATTGGTTTTACTCCCCATGGTAGAAAGTAATTTTAATCCAGCCGCCATTTCATCTGCCAAGGCTGCTGGCTTGTGGCAAATGTTGTCTAGTACTGCTAAATATTATGGTGTGAAACAAAATGAATGGTATGACGGCCGTCACGATGTACTTGCGTCTACCCATGCTGCCTTGGATTTAATGCAAAATTTAAATCGTAAGTTCAACGGAGACTGGTTGCTGACCATCGCCGCTTATAACTGCGGGGAATATTGTGTATTGAGACAAATAAAAGCCAATAAAGCACAGGGGAAACCGACTCATTTTTGGGCTTTATCTCTCCCTCGAGAAACCTCTTTGTATATCCCTAAGATGCTCGCTTTGAGTGACATTATTAAAAACAGTGAAAAATATGGGGTCAAATTACCAATATCTGATGAAAATAGGGGTTTAATTGTAGTCAATCTCGATCATCCTATGAAATTAACTCAAGCGGCTGAAATGTCTGGATTACCTTTATCTAAATTTAAATTATATAATTTTGGCTATAAACATAGCAGTACCCCATTGAGTGGGCCTCATTATTTTATGGTGCCTCAATCTCATGCCCAACAATTTAAAATCGCTTTAAAAACAAAGAAAAAATCAATGGAGGAAGCGACGCTTTTAGCAAATCATAAAAATGATGATATGCCCTCTGTATTTTATAAAGTTGCAGCAGGGGATACATTATCTGGTATTGCTCAGAGAATGAACATTAAGGTTCATGATGTAAAAAACTGGAATCAATTAGAAGATTTGAATTTTTTAAAAATCGGGCAGGTTTTACAGCTGAAAAATGAGTTAAATTATCTCAATGGCTAG
- the gloB gene encoding hydroxyacylglutathione hydrolase, producing MRLIHIPALESNYIWLLADSNQHCVIVDPGEASPVESVLTYKGLLPQAILLTHHHQDHLGGVPQLLRRFPDIPVYGPKETNKKGATILLKEGDQLFICSQTFSVIEVPGHTLGHIAYYSAPYLFCGDTLFSAGCGRLFEGTADQMYDSIQKLIQLPDETLICAGHEYTLSNLKFARSILPDDPQIALYQKQAEQLKAKNQPTLPALLKLERQVNLFLRCKESFLQKKMGTHKHDPLSVFSTLREMKDRF from the coding sequence ATGAGACTGATTCATATTCCAGCACTAGAAAGTAACTATATTTGGCTTTTGGCGGATTCCAATCAGCATTGTGTGATAGTCGATCCCGGCGAGGCTTCTCCTGTTGAATCTGTATTAACATATAAAGGCCTTTTACCCCAAGCCATTTTATTGACCCACCATCATCAAGATCACCTGGGAGGTGTACCTCAATTATTGCGGCGTTTTCCAGATATTCCTGTCTATGGTCCAAAAGAAACGAACAAAAAAGGCGCGACCATACTATTAAAAGAGGGAGATCAGTTATTTATTTGTTCTCAAACATTTTCTGTCATTGAAGTCCCAGGACACACTTTAGGCCATATTGCATACTATTCTGCTCCTTATCTTTTTTGCGGGGATACGTTATTTTCAGCCGGTTGCGGACGTTTATTTGAAGGTACGGCAGATCAAATGTATGACTCAATCCAAAAATTAATACAATTACCAGATGAAACCTTAATTTGTGCAGGACACGAATATACACTTTCTAATCTCAAATTTGCTCGCTCGATTTTACCTGATGATCCACAGATTGCTCTCTATCAGAAACAGGCAGAACAATTAAAAGCAAAAAATCAACCTACGTTACCCGCTCTCCTTAAGCTTGAGCGTCAAGTCAATCTTTTTTTGCGCTGTAAAGAAAGCTTTTTACAAAAAAAAATGGGCACTCACAAACATGATCCTCTGTCTGTTTTTTCTACTTTACGTGAAATGAAAGACCGTTTTTAA
- a CDS encoding class I SAM-dependent methyltransferase: MKLLSSYLKMPAPSSWNEFPLGPNYRFEIQQHMQPWWPKFFGFYLLKIGALSTEIDTRECAIPHQINVGERGDQMQVIADLNQLPFSEKSSDVCLLFHTLSAVEDPYRFLREVDRILVDDGWLVISHFNSFSLLGIGKLLPVIKRRQPYVCPMFSRMRVLDWLGLLNYEIVHQIGFHVLPWHHRGEYSMNIHLPAISCLSLIIARKRTMPLSLDALKLRTPKRCFSPVSTENYKI; this comes from the coding sequence ATGAAACTTCTCAGTTCATACCTAAAAATGCCTGCGCCCAGCTCTTGGAATGAATTTCCATTGGGCCCAAATTATCGTTTTGAAATTCAACAACATATGCAACCTTGGTGGCCAAAATTTTTTGGATTTTATTTGCTCAAAATCGGAGCGCTTAGCACAGAAATTGACACTCGCGAATGTGCGATCCCCCATCAGATTAATGTTGGGGAGCGGGGTGATCAAATGCAAGTCATTGCTGACCTTAACCAATTGCCTTTTTCTGAAAAATCGTCGGATGTTTGCCTGCTTTTTCATACTTTATCCGCAGTGGAGGATCCTTATCGTTTTTTACGAGAAGTCGACCGCATATTAGTTGATGACGGTTGGTTGGTGATCAGTCATTTTAATTCATTCAGTTTGTTAGGGATCGGAAAATTACTGCCTGTGATAAAGAGGAGGCAACCTTATGTCTGCCCAATGTTTTCTAGAATGCGTGTATTGGATTGGCTAGGTTTACTTAATTATGAAATCGTCCATCAAATCGGGTTTCATGTTCTTCCCTGGCATCATCGGGGGGAATATTCTATGAATATTCATTTACCTGCCATTAGTTGTCTTAGCCTCATCATTGCTCGTAAGCGAACCATGCCATTAAGTTTAGATGCACTCAAATTGAGAACGCCTAAACGTTGTTTTAGCCCAGTCAGCACAGAAAATTATAAAATCTAA
- a CDS encoding TonB-dependent hemoglobin/transferrin/lactoferrin family receptor: MSFTLPKLLRLSSLTLAISLPSLAYAESGMPDKIETEEKKPSFNKQSLKTETITVTATGNPRDTFSTPMMITVIDRDNAKSDTASSAADILLSTPGITIEGVGRKNGQDVNMRGYGGKGILTLIDGVRQNLDTGHMSGHFIDPSFIKQVEIVRGPSALLYGSGALGGVISYQTVDTVDLLQPGRNSGYRVFSMGATGDRSLGIGATVFGKTDDLDGLITFSVRDVGNIKESDGINAPNDEGIRNLMAKGTWKIDDSQSLSANVRYYRNNAEEILNPQEVNPSLRNPMTDRKTVQKDVQFSYALNPKTSDWLDAKTTLYYSDVSIDDKVKKRADQGRTQKTLGTKLENRSRLLTHSPAAHLLTYGTEFYQQKQKPEGHAKAFPDAKTNFASGWVQDEITFRDLPVSLLIGTRFDRYKAKNPKNADISADNWSSRGAVTLTPTDWLMLFASYGQAFRAPTMGEMYNDAQHFRGNRFKPNPNLKPEKNATQEYGFGVKFDDLVLTEDSVEFKASYFSTQATDYITTEVNFRKGTTQYVNVPDTNIWGWDAVLNYKTPWFGWNLAYNRTHGKNEKTGLYISSINPDTLTSSLDIPIPKKDLSAGWVMTLAESTDFMKSPGTTHSQEIKAQPGYAVHDFYLSYKGQNQFQGVTTNLVLANAFDKEYYSPQGVPQLGRTAKLLISYQW, encoded by the coding sequence ATGTCTTTTACATTGCCAAAATTATTACGTCTTTCCTCTTTAACCCTTGCCATCTCTTTGCCTTCTTTAGCTTATGCAGAAAGCGGGATGCCAGATAAAATCGAAACAGAAGAGAAGAAGCCCTCTTTTAATAAACAGTCTCTTAAAACAGAAACCATCACCGTGACGGCCACGGGTAACCCACGCGATACTTTTTCTACGCCCATGATGATTACTGTGATTGACAGAGATAATGCCAAAAGTGACACCGCTTCGTCCGCAGCCGATATATTGCTTTCCACACCAGGCATCACGATTGAAGGGGTTGGTCGCAAAAACGGTCAAGATGTTAATATGAGGGGATATGGAGGAAAAGGGATTCTTACACTGATAGATGGTGTGCGCCAAAATTTAGATACAGGGCACATGAGTGGTCATTTCATTGATCCCAGCTTCATCAAACAAGTAGAAATTGTGCGAGGGCCTTCCGCATTATTGTACGGCAGTGGCGCATTGGGGGGGGTGATTTCTTATCAAACTGTGGATACGGTTGATCTATTGCAACCTGGTCGAAACTCAGGATATCGCGTATTCAGCATGGGTGCCACAGGCGATCGCAGTCTTGGTATAGGTGCGACGGTCTTTGGTAAAACCGATGATCTGGATGGTTTAATCACTTTTAGTGTTCGTGATGTCGGAAATATCAAAGAAAGTGATGGTATCAATGCGCCAAATGACGAAGGGATTCGTAACCTTATGGCAAAAGGCACCTGGAAAATAGACGACTCACAATCTCTCAGTGCTAATGTGCGCTATTATCGCAACAATGCTGAGGAAATTTTGAATCCGCAAGAAGTCAACCCTTCACTAAGAAATCCCATGACGGACCGCAAAACAGTTCAAAAAGATGTACAGTTCAGTTATGCCCTTAATCCAAAAACATCAGATTGGCTGGATGCCAAAACCACCCTGTATTATTCAGATGTGAGCATTGATGACAAAGTCAAAAAACGAGCAGATCAAGGACGAACACAAAAAACGCTGGGTACAAAATTAGAAAACCGGAGTCGTTTATTGACACATAGCCCTGCCGCTCATTTATTGACCTACGGTACTGAATTTTATCAGCAAAAACAAAAACCCGAAGGTCACGCTAAGGCTTTTCCTGATGCAAAAACCAATTTTGCGTCTGGTTGGGTTCAGGATGAAATCACTTTCCGTGATTTACCGGTGTCGCTCTTAATAGGCACCCGCTTTGATCGCTATAAAGCTAAAAATCCCAAAAATGCAGATATCTCTGCGGATAATTGGTCATCACGAGGGGCTGTCACCCTCACTCCCACCGATTGGCTCATGTTGTTTGCTTCTTATGGACAGGCTTTCCGGGCACCGACTATGGGTGAGATGTACAATGATGCCCAACATTTTCGGGGTAACCGTTTCAAGCCGAATCCCAACTTAAAACCAGAAAAAAATGCGACCCAGGAATATGGTTTTGGGGTGAAATTTGATGATCTGGTTCTAACAGAAGACAGTGTAGAATTTAAAGCCAGCTATTTTAGTACTCAAGCAACAGATTACATCACAACAGAGGTGAATTTTAGAAAGGGCACTACGCAGTATGTCAACGTTCCGGATACCAATATTTGGGGTTGGGATGCCGTATTAAACTACAAAACGCCTTGGTTTGGGTGGAATTTAGCCTATAACCGCACCCACGGTAAAAATGAAAAAACAGGGCTTTATATTTCTTCTATCAACCCTGACACACTCACAAGCTCTCTCGATATTCCCATACCAAAAAAGGATCTTTCAGCTGGCTGGGTAATGACGTTAGCAGAAAGCACAGATTTTATGAAATCCCCTGGCACGACTCATTCACAGGAAATCAAAGCACAACCAGGCTACGCGGTTCATGATTTTTATCTTAGCTACAAAGGCCAGAATCAGTTTCAAGGCGTGACGACCAATCTGGTATTGGCGAATGCTTTTGACAAAGAGTACTACTCACCACAAGGCGTTCCACAATTAGGTCGCACAGCGAAATTATTGATCAGCTATCAGTGGTAA